One window of the Staphylococcus equorum genome contains the following:
- a CDS encoding glycine cleavage system protein H — translation MKKLANYLWVEKVGEQYVYSMTPELQDDVGTVGYVEFMGGDDIKVDDEIVSIEASKTVLDVQSPLAGKIVARNTKAEDEPTLLNSEKAEENWLVKLENVDEAAFNALPEA, via the coding sequence ATGAAAAAATTAGCAAATTATTTATGGGTAGAAAAAGTTGGAGAGCAGTACGTATATAGTATGACACCTGAATTGCAAGATGATGTAGGAACAGTAGGTTATGTTGAATTTATGGGTGGCGACGACATTAAAGTCGATGACGAAATTGTTAGTATTGAAGCTTCTAAAACAGTATTAGACGTTCAATCACCATTAGCAGGTAAAATTGTTGCACGTAATACAAAAGCTGAAGATGAACCAACGCTTTTAAATTCTGAAAAAGCTGAAGAAAATTGGTTAGTTAAATTAGAAAATGTTGACGAAGCAGCATTTAATGCACTTCCTGAGGCATAA
- a CDS encoding protein-ADP-ribose hydrolase, producing MQQTERLAYLIEYLWQETHDGAIADLPDKEAERFETFRGLVNVRPATPIEADFIEVQDAFLKNYNAQQVTSLTSLTPYLNDDIYLWQGDITQLEVDAIVNAANSKLLGCFEPNHNCIDNIIHTKAGVQLRLACADLIDKQGRCEGVGKAKITPAYNLPAQYVIHTVGPQIRKTPVSQMNRDLLARSYRSCLELADQQNLSSIAFCCISTGVFGFPQDEARQIAISTVMQYKREHDSDITVVFNVFTDKDAALYKEGLKHYD from the coding sequence ATGCAACAAACAGAACGTTTGGCGTATTTAATTGAGTATTTGTGGCAAGAAACACATGATGGCGCCATTGCAGACTTACCTGATAAGGAAGCAGAACGTTTCGAAACGTTTCGAGGGTTAGTAAATGTAAGGCCAGCAACACCGATTGAAGCTGATTTTATTGAGGTACAAGATGCATTTTTGAAAAATTACAATGCGCAACAAGTTACGTCGTTAACATCATTAACCCCATATCTCAATGACGATATATATTTATGGCAAGGTGATATCACGCAGCTTGAGGTAGACGCTATTGTAAATGCGGCTAACAGTAAGCTGTTAGGCTGTTTTGAGCCGAATCATAACTGTATTGATAATATCATTCATACTAAAGCAGGCGTCCAGTTGCGTTTAGCTTGTGCAGATTTAATAGATAAACAAGGTAGATGTGAAGGTGTTGGTAAAGCAAAAATCACCCCTGCTTATAACTTGCCTGCTCAATATGTCATTCATACAGTAGGACCACAAATTCGTAAGACACCGGTGTCACAAATGAACCGTGATTTACTTGCGCGCTCGTATCGAAGCTGTCTCGAACTTGCGGACCAGCAAAACTTATCAAGTATTGCTTTTTGTTGTATTTCAACAGGCGTATTTGGTTTCCCTCAAGATGAGGCTAGACAGATAGCAATTTCGACTGTAATGCAATATAAAAGAGAACATGATTCTGATATCACAGTGGTTTTCAATGTGTTTACAGATAAAGATGCTGCATTGTATAAGGAAGGACTGAAACATTATGACTGA
- a CDS encoding SIR2 family NAD-dependent protein deacylase: MTESTWDVLNTSYNRQSDILADALNEADAVVVGIGAGMSASDGFTYIGERFTQNFPDFIKKYGFFDMLQASLHTFESWQEYWAFQSRFVALNYLDQPVGASYTALNQILSNKDYHIITTNADNAFAVADFDLDKVFHIQGEYILWQCSQHCHAQTYRDDAAIRQMIVEQENMEVPRELLPHCPECDAPMEINKRKAQVGMVEDADFHAQLSRYNQFLDAHKEDKVLYLEIGIGYTTPQYVKQPFQRMTRHNPNALFMTMNKKAYRIPENIRDRTIHLTEDISTLITEANKKLTI, from the coding sequence ATGACTGAATCAACTTGGGATGTCTTAAATACTAGTTATAATCGACAATCCGATATATTAGCAGATGCTTTAAATGAAGCGGACGCAGTTGTGGTTGGGATAGGTGCCGGTATGTCAGCGTCAGATGGTTTTACGTATATAGGTGAACGTTTCACACAAAATTTCCCGGATTTTATTAAAAAATACGGTTTCTTTGATATGCTACAAGCAAGCCTTCATACATTCGAAAGTTGGCAAGAATATTGGGCTTTTCAAAGTCGATTTGTTGCGCTGAATTATTTAGACCAACCTGTAGGAGCATCTTACACTGCGCTTAATCAAATTTTAAGTAATAAAGATTATCATATCATCACGACGAATGCAGATAATGCATTTGCGGTAGCTGATTTTGATTTGGATAAAGTTTTTCATATTCAAGGAGAGTATATCTTGTGGCAATGTAGTCAACATTGTCATGCGCAGACTTACCGTGATGATGCTGCAATACGTCAAATGATTGTAGAACAAGAGAATATGGAAGTACCACGAGAACTCTTGCCGCATTGTCCTGAATGTGATGCGCCCATGGAAATCAATAAACGAAAAGCACAAGTTGGTATGGTAGAGGATGCTGATTTTCATGCGCAGTTATCTCGCTATAATCAGTTCCTTGATGCACATAAAGAAGATAAAGTATTATATCTAGAAATAGGTATTGGCTATACGACACCACAATATGTGAAACAACCTTTTCAACGCATGACACGACATAATCCAAATGCTTTATTTATGACAATGAATAAGAAAGCATATCGTATTCCAGAAAATATTCGAGATAGAACAATACATCTAACCGAAGATATTTCAACACTCATAACTGAAGCCAACAAAAAATTAACTATATAG
- a CDS encoding lipoate--protein ligase codes for MYLIEPIRNGEYITDGAVALAMQIHVSQNIFLNEDILFPYICDPKVEIGRFQNTAVEINQDYLDEHGIQVVRRDTGGGAVYVDSGAVNMCCILEKDDTIYGNFKRFYEPGIHALHQLGATEVVQSGRNDLAIHDKKVSGAAMTLIKGRIYGGYSLLLDVDYEPMVKVLKPNRKKIESKGIKSVRSRVGNIREYLAPEYQNVTIHEFKDLMVKEILDIDDMNDAKRYELTDADWEAVDEMLASKYKNWEWNFGGSPRYEYNRDARLAAGTIDISLSVEKGRISACRIYGDFFGQGDIKDVEEQLKGVRVVKEDLLKALSEIDITYYFGKATAEELVDVILS; via the coding sequence ATGTATTTAATTGAACCTATTCGCAATGGCGAATATATAACAGACGGTGCAGTTGCATTAGCGATGCAAATTCACGTTAGCCAAAATATATTTTTAAATGAGGATATCTTATTCCCGTATATCTGTGATCCAAAAGTGGAGATAGGTCGTTTTCAAAATACTGCGGTAGAAATTAACCAAGATTATTTAGATGAACATGGTATTCAAGTTGTTCGCCGTGATACAGGTGGTGGCGCAGTTTATGTAGACAGTGGTGCAGTGAATATGTGTTGTATTTTAGAAAAAGACGATACAATTTATGGTAATTTTAAACGCTTTTACGAACCAGGTATACATGCTTTACATCAACTGGGTGCAACAGAAGTTGTGCAAAGTGGACGTAATGATTTAGCCATTCACGATAAAAAAGTATCTGGTGCAGCAATGACTTTGATTAAGGGACGTATCTATGGTGGCTATTCTTTATTATTGGATGTAGATTATGAACCTATGGTTAAAGTATTGAAGCCGAATCGTAAAAAAATAGAATCCAAAGGTATTAAATCCGTAAGATCACGTGTAGGCAATATTCGTGAATATTTGGCACCGGAATATCAAAATGTAACGATCCATGAATTTAAAGATCTGATGGTTAAAGAGATTTTAGACATTGATGATATGAATGACGCAAAGCGTTACGAATTAACTGATGCTGATTGGGAAGCCGTTGATGAAATGTTAGCGTCAAAATATAAAAATTGGGAATGGAATTTTGGTGGTTCCCCACGCTATGAATATAATAGAGACGCGAGATTAGCGGCAGGCACGATTGATATCTCTCTTTCGGTAGAAAAAGGACGTATTTCAGCATGTCGTATTTATGGAGATTTTTTTGGACAAGGCGACATTAAAGACGTTGAAGAACAACTCAAAGGCGTACGTGTAGTCAAAGAGGATTTATTAAAAGCTTTAAGTGAAATAGACATTACATATTATTTCGGTAAAGCTACTGCAGAAGAATTAGTAGATGTAATATTAAGTTAA
- a CDS encoding general stress protein, whose product MTPIVKAYSNDEDIEININTLKDQKINAKDIYVLSHDADHTERIVKNTEVSGIDYNRSDVGEDEQNQGDQLRDKLQILGVSESDAQDYEELMDQGNVLLIVTDQRAANVL is encoded by the coding sequence ATGACACCAATTGTTAAAGCTTATTCAAATGATGAAGACATTGAAATTAATATCAACACATTAAAAGATCAAAAAATTAATGCAAAAGATATTTATGTTCTATCTCATGATGCAGATCATACAGAACGCATCGTGAAAAATACAGAGGTCTCAGGTATTGATTACAATCGTTCTGATGTTGGCGAAGATGAACAAAACCAAGGTGACCAACTAAGAGATAAGTTACAAATTCTTGGCGTTTCTGAAAGTGATGCGCAAGATTACGAAGAACTTATGGATCAAGGTAATGTACTACTCATTGTTACAGATCAACGCGCAGCTAATGTACTCTAA
- a CDS encoding Gfo/Idh/MocA family protein: protein MKLGIVGAGKIVKEALPVMEEISDIEFHSIISTGRNPENVESLQKQFNIKTIFTDYNEFLQDEGIETIYLAVPNHLHFDYARKAIEQQKHVICEKPFTLTKEELTTLKALAEANNVIIIEAITNLYLSNYDVLKQSVSEIGTCKIAQFNYSQYSSRYDNFKKGIIQPAFDPEKGGGALMDINVYNIHLAVGLFGMPKGVTYFANVKNDIDTSGILNLDYDEMKVVCIGAKDSSSDNQSYIQGENATIHIKGPTNELKAFDLTFNDGGTQSYQVNQQKHRMYEEFVKMVQIINDKNFDLAEEKLEHSIQVIEVLELALDSANIKVGPSLK from the coding sequence ATGAAATTAGGTATCGTAGGCGCGGGCAAGATCGTCAAAGAAGCATTACCAGTGATGGAAGAAATTTCAGACATTGAGTTTCATAGTATTATTTCAACAGGAAGAAATCCAGAAAATGTAGAAAGTTTACAGAAACAGTTTAATATTAAAACAATTTTTACGGATTATAATGAGTTCCTTCAAGATGAAGGTATAGAAACGATTTATTTAGCTGTACCAAATCATCTGCATTTTGATTATGCACGCAAAGCAATTGAGCAACAGAAACATGTAATATGTGAAAAACCATTTACTTTAACTAAAGAAGAATTAACAACATTAAAAGCATTGGCTGAAGCGAACAACGTTATTATTATCGAAGCTATTACTAACCTGTATTTGAGTAATTATGATGTGTTAAAACAATCAGTGAGTGAAATAGGTACATGTAAAATAGCCCAATTTAATTATTCACAGTACTCTTCAAGATATGATAATTTTAAAAAAGGCATTATTCAACCTGCTTTCGATCCTGAGAAGGGCGGAGGTGCACTCATGGATATCAATGTATACAATATCCATTTAGCAGTTGGACTCTTCGGGATGCCTAAAGGTGTTACTTATTTTGCTAACGTTAAAAATGATATTGATACATCTGGTATCTTAAATCTTGATTATGATGAAATGAAAGTTGTTTGTATTGGTGCAAAAGACTCTAGTTCTGACAATCAGTCTTACATTCAAGGTGAAAATGCAACAATTCATATTAAAGGTCCAACAAATGAATTAAAAGCGTTTGATCTTACATTTAATGACGGTGGTACACAATCATATCAAGTTAACCAACAAAAACATCGTATGTATGAGGAATTTGTGAAGATGGTTCAGATTATTAATGATAAAAATTTCGATTTAGCAGAAGAAAAATTAGAGCATAGTATTCAAGTTATAGAAGTATTAGAACTTGCATTAGATAGTGCAAATATTAAAGTGGGTCCTTCATTAAAATAA
- the larC gene encoding nickel pincer cofactor biosynthesis protein LarC: MSKAIYLDCHAGIAGDMLLSSLVDLGADVTFIETQLKTLPLNHFKLNFSTQNKQGIQAMSLKIDFEEAHHHRKASDIFKMIKESSLPSRVKERSLRVFDVIAHAEAKIHGMSVEDVHFHEVGAMDSIIDIIGGCLALEDLAIDELYASPIPTGNGKINIAHGVYPVPAPATAEILKGIPLASFDVNSELTTPTGAGFIKALVSEIGPLPAVTMEQIGYGCGTKDFDFPNILRTIEYTVKDNTPTQVQVIECQIDDMTPEMLGFFIEQVLDDGALDAYFTPITMKKSRPATQLTVISKFDDAQYFENYILKNTSSLGVRSYAVNRKILHRQFQTIHTKYGAILVKIGMMDNKIIKAKPEFEDVKNAAIQSGKTFSTVYNEIQHEVHNHIKIED; the protein is encoded by the coding sequence ATGTCCAAAGCGATTTATCTTGATTGTCATGCTGGTATTGCTGGAGATATGCTATTGTCTTCGCTTGTAGATTTGGGTGCAGATGTCACCTTTATTGAAACACAATTAAAAACATTACCGCTCAATCATTTCAAACTTAACTTCTCAACTCAAAACAAACAAGGCATTCAAGCTATGTCACTTAAAATTGATTTCGAAGAAGCACACCATCATAGAAAAGCATCAGATATCTTTAAGATGATTAAAGAGAGTAGCTTACCAAGCAGAGTGAAAGAAAGAAGCCTCCGGGTATTTGACGTGATTGCACACGCAGAAGCTAAAATTCACGGTATGTCTGTTGAAGATGTTCACTTTCATGAAGTTGGCGCTATGGACTCTATCATTGATATTATTGGCGGATGTCTTGCACTAGAAGATTTAGCTATTGATGAACTCTATGCCTCGCCTATCCCAACTGGTAACGGTAAAATCAATATCGCACACGGTGTCTATCCAGTACCTGCACCAGCGACTGCTGAAATACTCAAAGGTATCCCGCTTGCGTCCTTTGATGTTAACAGTGAATTGACAACACCAACTGGCGCTGGTTTTATTAAAGCATTAGTTTCGGAAATCGGTCCTTTACCTGCAGTAACCATGGAGCAAATCGGTTATGGTTGTGGTACGAAAGATTTCGATTTCCCCAATATTTTACGAACAATTGAATATACAGTAAAAGACAACACACCAACACAAGTCCAAGTGATAGAGTGTCAGATTGATGATATGACACCAGAGATGCTCGGTTTCTTTATCGAACAAGTACTGGATGACGGTGCGCTAGATGCTTACTTCACTCCAATTACGATGAAGAAAAGTAGACCCGCAACACAACTTACAGTGATTAGTAAATTTGATGACGCACAATACTTTGAGAATTATATACTTAAAAATACAAGCTCTTTAGGTGTAAGAAGTTATGCAGTCAATCGCAAAATTCTCCATCGCCAGTTTCAAACAATTCACACAAAGTATGGTGCTATATTAGTAAAAATAGGCATGATGGATAATAAAATTATCAAAGCGAAACCAGAATTTGAAGATGTAAAAAATGCAGCAATCCAATCTGGCAAAACTTTCTCAACTGTATACAATGAAATTCAGCACGAAGTTCATAACCACATTAAAATAGAAGATTAA
- the larB gene encoding nickel pincer cofactor biosynthesis protein LarB gives MTENQDTIESLLLAVKENELSITEAKDKLSHYDELGFAKIDLHRTKRQGFPEVIFGEGKTVTQLDEIVHTLIKHNEVILITRIDQIKAENVIAKYPQLEYHETARIVCTPVNTINKTEHFAAIICAGTSDLPVAEEAAITAEVMGISVQRFYDVGVSGIHRLFAHIENIRQSKVSVVIAGMEGALSSVVAGLVDHPVFSIPTSVGYGANLDGVTTLLSMVNSCAPGSSVLNIDNGFGGGYNAAMIINMIENA, from the coding sequence ATGACTGAAAACCAAGACACAATAGAGTCATTACTTCTAGCAGTTAAAGAGAACGAGCTTTCCATTACAGAAGCCAAAGATAAATTAAGTCATTATGATGAATTAGGTTTCGCAAAAATTGATTTACACAGAACAAAACGACAAGGCTTTCCTGAAGTTATATTTGGTGAAGGGAAAACTGTAACCCAATTAGACGAAATCGTACACACTTTAATAAAGCATAATGAAGTCATCTTAATTACTAGAATCGATCAAATTAAAGCAGAGAATGTCATTGCTAAGTATCCACAACTTGAATACCATGAGACAGCACGTATCGTTTGTACACCCGTTAATACAATTAACAAAACTGAACATTTTGCAGCAATTATTTGTGCGGGTACATCTGACCTACCTGTAGCTGAAGAAGCGGCTATTACAGCTGAAGTTATGGGTATTTCAGTACAACGCTTTTATGACGTAGGTGTTTCTGGCATCCATCGGCTTTTTGCACATATCGAAAACATTCGTCAAAGCAAGGTGTCCGTAGTTATTGCTGGTATGGAAGGTGCATTGTCTAGCGTCGTTGCCGGCTTAGTGGATCATCCAGTCTTTTCAATACCTACGAGTGTTGGTTACGGCGCCAATTTAGATGGCGTTACCACACTCTTATCTATGGTTAATTCTTGCGCACCTGGCTCGAGCGTACTCAACATCGATAATGGATTTGGTGGTGGCTATAATGCCGCAATGATTATAAATATGATTGAAAATGCTTAG
- the larE gene encoding ATP-dependent sacrificial sulfur transferase LarE, with protein MLTKVLTKEQQLERVLKDMNRVIVAFSGGVDSSFVLKKAIDVLGTDNVKAVIVKSELFRNEEFDQALHLGESLNANVIETEIEELKDPNIVENTPSSWYYSKRLLYSKLEDLRVNYNFDYVIDGMIMDDLDDFRPGLKARTEFGVRSVLQEIELYKSEIRALSKSNDLPVWNKPALCSLASRIPYGEPLNFTKVNKVNEAEKFILSLNINHVRVRYHNNIARIEVDDTDIPVVIQYKNKITLRLKELGFDYVTIDLEGYRTGSMNEVINTQDEI; from the coding sequence ATGTTAACTAAAGTATTAACTAAAGAACAACAATTAGAACGTGTATTAAAAGATATGAATCGTGTAATCGTCGCGTTTTCAGGTGGTGTAGATAGCAGCTTTGTATTAAAGAAAGCCATCGATGTACTCGGCACTGATAATGTAAAAGCAGTTATTGTAAAATCCGAGTTATTTAGAAATGAAGAATTTGATCAAGCCCTGCATCTAGGTGAATCACTAAATGCCAATGTGATAGAAACTGAAATTGAAGAATTAAAAGATCCAAATATAGTTGAAAACACACCAAGTAGTTGGTATTACAGTAAACGTTTATTATATTCAAAACTTGAAGACTTGAGAGTAAACTACAACTTTGACTATGTCATCGACGGCATGATTATGGATGATTTAGATGACTTCAGACCTGGACTCAAAGCAAGAACTGAATTCGGTGTTAGAAGTGTGCTACAAGAAATTGAATTATATAAATCTGAAATTAGAGCGTTAAGTAAATCCAATGATCTCCCTGTATGGAATAAGCCTGCTTTGTGTAGCTTGGCTTCTCGAATCCCTTATGGTGAACCTTTAAATTTCACAAAGGTTAACAAAGTAAATGAAGCTGAAAAATTCATTTTAAGCTTAAACATTAATCATGTCAGAGTACGCTATCATAATAATATCGCAAGAATAGAAGTAGACGACACAGATATCCCAGTAGTGATTCAATATAAAAATAAAATTACACTTCGCTTGAAAGAACTTGGTTTTGATTATGTAACCATTGATTTAGAAGGTTATCGTACAGGCAGCATGAATGAAGTCATCAATACACAAGATGAGATTTAA
- the larA gene encoding nickel-dependent lactate racemase produces the protein MKTTILYGKSNVEVDLPEQSVLIEPKNIDPLEDHVTAIRTAINNPIGSEPLQDMVSANQTVSIVISDITRPTPNHILVPLLIETLAHVPLENFVIINGTGTHRDQTREELVQMLGEDIVSKVKIVHNHCNDKDTLKKVGHSQYGCDVYLNKDYVESDFKIVTGFIEPHFFAGFSGGPKGIMPGIAGIETIMTFHNAKMIGDIRSTWGNMQDNPVQNMTREINAMCKPDFMLNVTLNKEKAITEVFAGELYEAHDKGCEYAKAHAMFKCDERFDVVIASNSGYPLDQNLYQTVKGMSAAHKVVKEGGTIIMLSECSDGYPNHGNYAEILKMADSPQGLVDMISDPNFAMLDQWQVQKQAVIQTFADVYLYSKLSDQQTKDAMLHPVHNINETLKALEDKYGKDMTIGVMPLGPLTIPYVES, from the coding sequence TTGAAGACTACAATATTATACGGCAAATCAAATGTTGAAGTTGACTTGCCGGAGCAAAGCGTTCTAATTGAACCCAAAAACATTGATCCACTTGAAGATCATGTAACAGCAATACGTACAGCCATAAATAATCCAATTGGCTCAGAACCATTGCAAGACATGGTGAGTGCTAACCAAACTGTATCTATTGTTATTAGTGACATCACACGACCGACACCCAATCACATTCTCGTACCATTACTGATAGAAACATTAGCCCACGTACCTTTAGAAAACTTTGTGATTATCAATGGTACAGGTACACATCGCGATCAAACACGAGAAGAACTTGTACAAATGCTTGGTGAAGACATAGTGAGCAAAGTGAAAATTGTACATAATCATTGTAATGATAAGGATACGCTTAAAAAAGTAGGCCATAGTCAATATGGTTGTGATGTATACCTGAACAAAGATTATGTTGAATCTGACTTTAAAATTGTCACCGGTTTTATCGAACCTCACTTCTTCGCTGGCTTCTCTGGTGGGCCTAAAGGTATTATGCCTGGTATTGCTGGCATAGAAACAATTATGACCTTCCATAACGCTAAAATGATTGGCGATATACGTTCAACTTGGGGCAATATGCAAGATAATCCTGTTCAAAATATGACCCGGGAAATCAATGCAATGTGTAAACCAGACTTTATGCTCAACGTCACGTTGAATAAAGAGAAAGCGATTACCGAAGTATTTGCTGGTGAATTATATGAAGCACATGATAAAGGGTGTGAATATGCCAAAGCACATGCTATGTTCAAGTGTGATGAGCGTTTTGATGTCGTGATTGCTTCTAACTCCGGCTATCCTTTAGATCAAAACTTATATCAAACAGTTAAAGGCATGAGTGCAGCACATAAAGTAGTTAAAGAAGGTGGCACCATTATTATGTTATCTGAATGTAGCGATGGCTATCCTAATCATGGTAATTATGCAGAGATACTAAAAATGGCTGACTCCCCTCAAGGGCTTGTCGACATGATCAGTGATCCTAACTTCGCGATGCTTGACCAATGGCAAGTACAAAAACAAGCCGTGATTCAAACTTTCGCTGATGTTTATTTATATTCTAAACTCAGTGACCAACAAACCAAAGATGCCATGTTACATCCAGTGCATAATATAAATGAGACACTTAAAGCATTAGAAGATAAATATGGAAAAGATATGACGATAGGTGTTATGCCACTCGGACCACTTACTATTCCATACGTAGAATCATAA
- a CDS encoding 2-keto-3-deoxygluconate permease, translated as MRIKDTIEKVPGGLMVVPLLLGAAINTIDQLHLNFITNGLKFLGAPKTEEGHYEMLQIGGFSQDLFKDSALVLIALFIFCVGSQMNLKIGGKALKKGMILTSTKYFSGLGVGLLLGAIFDPWTGLFGLSTIAIIAAMTNSNSGMYAALTSAYGNRSDIGGLSILAINDGPLLTLISLGFIGTNFPVISFVSVLLPLAIGMLLGNLDPKIAEFLRPGESLLIPFFAFSLGAGMNLAEFFNFSVLSGGLTLALLTFVCTAVTGVIAFKLFKEKSVIGPISESSTAGNAVSTPAAVVAAASTALASGNLSQSEFAMIEKVAPIATAQISVSAITTAILCPIAVIMVDKYQKRKGIDGTQEHFKNDHKAFPKLKQATNTANYESALNKKED; from the coding sequence ATGAGAATTAAAGATACGATTGAAAAAGTACCTGGTGGCTTGATGGTTGTTCCGTTATTATTAGGCGCTGCAATCAACACGATTGATCAATTGCATTTGAATTTTATTACGAATGGTTTGAAATTTTTAGGCGCTCCAAAGACTGAAGAAGGTCATTATGAAATGTTGCAAATTGGGGGATTTTCTCAGGATTTATTTAAAGATAGTGCGCTCGTTTTAATAGCCTTATTTATCTTTTGTGTAGGAAGTCAAATGAATTTAAAAATTGGTGGCAAGGCATTGAAAAAAGGTATGATATTAACATCAACGAAATATTTTTCGGGTTTAGGTGTTGGTCTATTACTTGGCGCTATATTTGATCCATGGACAGGGTTATTCGGTTTATCTACAATAGCAATTATTGCAGCAATGACCAATAGTAACAGCGGAATGTATGCTGCGCTAACAAGTGCATATGGCAACCGCTCTGATATCGGTGGTTTATCTATATTAGCTATTAATGATGGTCCTTTACTTACATTAATATCTTTAGGATTTATCGGTACGAATTTTCCAGTCATTTCTTTCGTTTCTGTGTTATTACCGCTCGCAATAGGTATGCTCTTAGGTAACTTAGATCCTAAAATCGCAGAATTTTTACGACCAGGAGAATCATTACTCATTCCCTTCTTTGCCTTTTCATTAGGAGCAGGAATGAATTTAGCTGAATTCTTTAATTTCTCAGTATTATCTGGTGGCCTCACATTAGCATTGCTTACATTTGTCTGTACAGCTGTGACAGGTGTAATTGCCTTTAAACTATTTAAAGAGAAAAGTGTCATCGGTCCTATTTCAGAATCGTCTACTGCAGGTAACGCCGTTTCTACACCTGCTGCAGTTGTCGCAGCCGCTTCAACTGCTTTAGCTAGTGGTAATTTGAGTCAAAGTGAATTTGCTATGATAGAAAAAGTAGCACCTATCGCGACAGCTCAAATTTCAGTTTCTGCTATTACTACGGCGATTTTATGTCCAATTGCTGTTATCATGGTAGATAAATACCAGAAGCGCAAAGGCATTGATGGCACTCAGGAACATTTTAAAAACGATCACAAAGCATTTCCTAAGTTAAAACAAGCCACAAATACGGCTAATTATGAAAGCGCTTTAAATAAAAAGGAGGATTAA